TCTATCCATTGTATCTATCTCgctttatctctctctcttttttcttctcaCTGTTCTGCTCTTCTCGGTGTGCgcctttttttgtattgcaaatGTAATGCCTGTCAAACGGCTGTCGGCATGCAATAGTTTTCTTATTTcgcttctctctttctcgctttcTACACCCGGTAGTCATAGGGTAAGATGGCATTCTAGCTTAGTACCAATCGAAAGTTATTCAATGTAATGTAACGCCAtgaactatttaaatttccgTATAAACTAAAAAAGTGAGaaacagttttttaattttccatcTATCTATTTTATCGCAAATTTCAGAGCACAATTCAGTTTAGTCGCCTTCAGAAAATTTCTTATTGTATCCagtcaaaaattgtttataaaatgtGCTAAAGATGCTAACGTTGTTATAGCAAATAGAAATCAATAAAAGGATTTAACAGAAGACCTTGACCAACTTCATCTGTCTTTGCGTATACTCAATGAACTTAAGACATCTCGATCTTGGAGATTAAATAGAATATACTTGTAAAGTTTTGCTTATAACAAGCTTGTTTTTAAGCAATGTAAGAAAATTGACTGTACGCATAATTGTTTCCAAGTGAAGAAAACTCCTCAATTACCACAGCGAAAGTAAGGTTTCCATAATGttctataattttaaatttttcttatttccagtaatcatttattatgttaatcctattaaaatattaattagttgattataattttaatttcaatgttgATTGCGGCTAGTCAAGTCTTAGTGTATTTTCCACCTAAtagtataccaatataccCAACATGGCATTCTTtagattttagtattttttggtatattttatgaataatactgTCATGTATTGCATCTATTGAAAATGATATCTGACAGTTAAAGTCAGTCGATTCTAGTATTGTTCTCATTATTCTTCTTTTGTAATCATTATACACTATTTATTTTCCTAAGtatattaactttttttttgatgtacatatatatcaaTTAGCGAGTATTTTGCAGTCGGGTGCTCTGGGTAACAGGTTTCTTATTCTTCTTTCTAGTGTATCGCTCGTTCACCTGCCACATGTCAGAGCTGCCGGCTCGTGCGCCTAGTTCCACTCCCGCATCCCCCGCGCCTAGCGTCGTCACAGTTTCTACCTCATTCATGGCCATTATAGACTCATTGTGCGAGACCTACGTAGACGCAGTGTCAGTGTTCGCTTTTCActtccactgctgctgctgtcctcGCTCGCCTTGCCACACAATCACATTAAGGAGTGTGGATGGGAGAGGGGTGGTGGGTGTTGAGGAGGTGGGGGAGGGGTGCATTTCCGCAGTCAAACTGTGGCACTAACCGTAATTGTTGACTATGTCTGCAAGTCATTCTCTTTTCTCGCTGTCATTTGTACAATTGACAATTGTGATTGCATATGTTATAATGCAGTCGAggcaaaagaaagagagaaagagccaAGAGAATAAatagagtgaaagagagagcgcgaTAAGCGACCCATCGGGAGACACGTGTAATTCTCGGTCTCGCTCTCATTGTTTGATTGCATCCAAGTGCAAGAATCGTTGACTGCAATTGGAGACCGAATCGAGTTGTGTATTGCTGGGAATTGAGTCGTGTGTATGTTAGAAGCAGTTTAGTAGTTTGACATCTGCTGATTACTGATTGACGAGCTGATGTCGCATTCTCCATCGAGATATGCAGCTTGCAGATAATGGCAAACACTCACATCACACATCAACATTGACGATGATAGACTGACATCCTGATGCCCAGAGACACAAATTGATTCGGCAGCATATTACGGAAAGCATTATAGTTAatagaatacaaataataaaatctgtTTTGGTTAGTcgtttaatattgaaaaaaaaaaataccattgaTTTAGTTTGAATTATTCGATTTTCTAATTCGAATTTTAAGCGACAACATAAGTACAGTCAGCTACTCAATATATTCAAATCGAAATGGTTCGGTTAAACAGTGTGACCATATATTTCAATCAAGCACTTATTTAGGATATATTTAAACTGACAAAAAGCGGCTGTTGCAGTAGGGGCTGagttgataatctggtatatttatacccgctacctatcgatataccatataaaccATTTGCTATatgttcagtatttttgtagtatattttcggtatattttgagaataataccgcaatattttacttttatttaaaatatagatgtagctttcttacttatttttgtaTCGTCATTCACGCTTTCGTTTTATTCTGATACTCATTCAtgaaagatagagagaaaagTTTACTCAGCATCACCTTGcataatataacatatataaaatgctGTACATATGATATAAGAATAGGATAGTAACCACATTATGTAAtctttttacaaaataaacattcttataaataatatttcgaaTTCTATGGTATGTTGTAAAAATTAAACcaataactaaataaacttaataagCGAAAATTCTAAAAATCATTCAGAATATATGGATGAGATACACGcctcttttcatattttgcgACGTAACTAAGATCGTAACGTAGAACATTCGTAGATTAATGAGATTTGTCATGCCGTGTGAACTATGATAAGGTTCGAGAAAGAGATGTCCAGAAGATTATATGGCTTAGgtaaatatgtaaacaaaTCGTGCAATTACCAAGTGATTACAAAGTGAGCACACGCCGTGCACAAAACGTGTTAAAAAGTTAACAATCTTTTCTTATCTCAAAATCATCAAAGTGGTTGCTACCTCAAGTTGATTAGCTGTCGTATTTTTTGGGGCGACTGCCTCGTCGTTTGTTGAGGAACCCCGTAGGATGATTAGTGCTCCCAAGAaagaaatgtttgtttttgtaaaattagTCAAacagattttgtttttaattcattcaCTAAATTTATAGCATTATTGCTATGATGATATAAACCCAGTGTCATTCACAAGAATGCATCATTCAGCATCTGAAACGCTTAGAAAACGGCAGCCTggcgaaataaataaaatccgAACCGAAATCGGAAGCTGTGAACTGTGATCAATTGATATAAATAGTATGTTAAATATTCAACTGAAAAGTGTTTTCTCACAGCGTacgcattttaattgagtgtccaataaatatttcaattaaaacaatttgtgaTAGCCATAACTCGAATAGTGCGAAACTATGGCCGAGAAAAGTGCGGCAAAAGTGAATCGTGAAAAAGCGAAAGGTAATggtgaaattataaattaaagatcaacaatttgtatgcatattATAATGGAATGTGGATGTGAAAAGTGGAGCAAGGAGCAGCCAAGCAAAGTCCTGGAATAATGTTATCTCAAATCATAAAACGAGTCTGatgtaataataatgtgtGTTATAAACAAACATTATTCAAAAGTGTTATTATGACAAACAATAATAGAAAAGGTGTAgggaaattatttttatatttttgttgaaaattaatttttatttgtggatTAGTATTTCAACGTTAGATCGAAGTTAAAATAAGTTTCTACTTAAGCGTAGTTTGGAAATATCGTTTGATTTTGTGAATAGATATAGTTTAAAGCGTGAAATTCATGAATAAGGAATACAACAAAGTTTCAGACTTTGTTAATCTTAAGCTTACAAGGAAactacataatttatttatcaaaaattcAGATGGGAACTCAAGCAGCACAGCTGTCGCCTCCTCCGGCTCTCACGATGATGCTCCTGCGGACTTCGATAAGGCTATTGTTGCCTCTGGCTTCGGACGTTTCAATCTCATTCTGCTGCTCGTCACTGTACCTGCCACTTGTGCCAATGTGTTTGAGTCGACCACGATGTCGTACATTCTGCCCATAGCTGAGTGTGATCTGCACTTAACACTGACGGATAAAGGAGTCCTCAATGCTTGTGCATATGCTGGCATGATCATCTCGGCAATTCCTTGGGGATATCTGGCCGATACAAAGGGACGTCGTAAGGTGCTCGTCTATGGCTATCTACTTACTTGCATTTGTGTCTTGGGCAGCGCGCTGAGTCAGAGTTTTATCATGCTGGCGACATTCAAGATCTTCGGTGGACTAATGTGAGTGTCTAAATGTTTCTTTGCTCTGGCAACGCATTAACTCTTCAACTTGTAGGGTGAATGGCCCATCGGCTGTGCTGTTTACATATCTGACTGAGATGCATGGTCCCAAGTACAGACCCAGTGTGCTCATGGTGGTTGGCATGATAACTTCAACATctacgctgctgctgcctatGTTGGCTTGGGACATCTTCTCCAGACCCTGGGACTTTCTGCTCTTTGGAAGTCTCGATGGTGAGTTAAATCAACTTTGGTAtgtaattgttaaatatttatgttattgcTCTTAAACAGTTCACAGCTGGcagatatttttgtttgtctgcgCGTTGCCCAGTTTGGTTAGTGGATTGGTGCTCTACTTCATGCCCGAGAGCCCTCGTTTCCTGATGAGCCAGTGTCGCAATAAGGAGGCCTTGGAGATTCTGAAAATGATCTATCACGTTAACACGGGCAAGCCAAAGGACACCTATCCAGTAAGCACAATTGCTTGCAATATTCCTTtgaatgctttttatttgagTGTTTCTCTTGCAGATAAAATCTCTCATTCTTGAAGTGCCCAGTCGTGATGCACAAAAGGGTGAAGCGATCTACACTATTGAGAATAAGTCAGAGGATAAAGCGGAGCCTGCCAAGCGTCAGTCTCGCACTCTCATGGAAAGTCTTCGCGCTGGCATGCAACAGATGAAGCCCATGTTTCATAAGCCACTCTTGGGTCTAGCCCTTCATTGCTATACGATGCAGTTCTGCATCCTTCTGGGCATGAATACCATACGCCTCTGGTTGCCACAGCTGTTCGCCTCGATGGCCGAGTATGAGGCTGAGCACGCGAACGAAGATTACTCAGCAACGATGTGCACGATTCTCGAGTACAGTGTGAATAAAACAGCTGAGACTTTGACAAATCATGAGAACGCTTGCGCCGTGGTACGTGATAAGGCGATAAGATTAATACGAGTAACAACCCCTTTTTTGCTGACGTATTTCGTCCAACTATCTTGCAGCCAAAAACCATCTCAATGGATATGTACATCAACAATATAATTGTGTCGTTTTGTGGACTTGTGGGTTATTCCTTTGCCGGAGCCATAATCCGTTTAATTGGTGCCAAACGCTTGTTGAGTAAGTCActtatcattatcatttagAGTTCGCATTTTCTACTTTCTAACTTGCATCTTTTGCTATACAGCTTATGGTCTGCTGGTGTCTGGCGTACTTGGCATTGCGCTCTACTGGTCCATTAACAGTCTGACCACAATAATCATCTCCTCCGTTTTTGTTACTGTCTCTGACGTCGCGATTTCATCTCTTATCGGCGCTGTCGTCGCCCTCTTTCCCATCCAATTGCGGTAAGGCtcaaataaatgataaatacgACCAGTTTCGAAGTCTGACAACATTTTGCTCTTTGCAGATCGCTGGTGGTGGCCATTGCCATGATGTTTGGACGTCTAGGAGCGCTCTCAGGGAATCTACTCTTCCCCGTGTTCGTACAGATCGGTTGTATGCCGCCCTTTGTGATGGTCGCTTCAGTTATGCTGCGTAggtttttcgattttcaaatattaataagtgtttatttcattttctgttcttttctattttcagtCGCTGCCGTTCTTTCGTACTTTATGCCCAATCCCAAAAGGGCGGCATTTACGTAAGAAatcttttgtttatctttAGATAAATAGTACTATTGCGAATTaagttgtataaatatttgttgaaaaaCCTTTTATTgatagtttagtttagtttagtttattgtGGCTGACAAGCctcttaaataatatatcaaaatttgaataaattccATTTGACATAAAGTTTGTTAATTCCTTTGTATGGGTCTTCAAGGAGAAGCTGGAGCATGCAGAACAGAACCTattgctatatatttttatttttattttattcatttttccgaatttaaaaaaaattacagacAATCATCCGACATTGAAATCTCTTCTGCCGAAAGAGAATCTAGGCCGAGACTCTAGGTTATCATTACTTGACCTCTCTCATTCAGATCTATTGAGCGGAATCCACATCCGCTTCAGATTTTCAATGTCTTTAACGAAATATTCAGttcgaaatttattttgtttgcgggcagtcgaaacatttaaaatgcgcagaataaaatttaacggAGCTTTGTTACTGATGGTTCTTCAAATACTCTTGGTGGCTACAACAACTGGATATGAAGTGAGATCAAAG
This window of the Drosophila albomicans strain 15112-1751.03 chromosome 2L, ASM965048v2, whole genome shotgun sequence genome carries:
- the LOC117563806 gene encoding probable metabolite transport protein CsbC isoform X2; protein product: MAEKSAAKVNREKAKDGNSSSTAVASSGSHDDAPADFDKAIVASGFGRFNLILLLVTVPATCANVFESTTMSYILPIAECDLHLTLTDKGVLNACAYAGMIISAIPWGYLADTKGRRKVLVYGYLLTCICVLGSALSQSFIMLATFKIFGGLMVNGPSAVLFTYLTEMHGPKYRPSVLMVVGMITSTSTLLLPMLAWDIFSRPWDFLLFGSLDVHSWQIFLFVCALPSLVSGLVLYFMPESPRFLMSQCRNKEALEILKMIYHVNTGKPKDTYPIKSLILEVPSRDAQKGEAIYTIENKSEDKAEPAKRQSRTLMESLRAGMQQMKPMFHKPLLGLALHCYTMQFCILLGMNTIRLWLPQLFASMAEYEAEHANEDYSATMCTILEYSVNKTAETLTNHENACAVPKTISMDMYINNIIVSFCGLVGYSFAGAIIRLIGAKRLLTYGLLVSGVLGIALYWSINSLTTIIISSVFVTVSDVAISSLIGAVVALFPIQLRSLVVAIAMMFGRLGALSGNLLFPVFVQIGCMPPFVMVASVMLLAAVLSYFMPNPKRAAFT
- the LOC117563806 gene encoding probable metabolite transport protein CsbC isoform X1, with the protein product MAEKSAAKVNREKAKDGNSSSTAVASSGSHDDAPADFDKAIVASGFGRFNLILLLVTVPATCANVFESTTMSYILPIAECDLHLTLTDKGVLNACAYAGMIISAIPWGYLADTKGRRKVLVYGYLLTCICVLGSALSQSFIMLATFKIFGGLMVNGPSAVLFTYLTEMHGPKYRPSVLMVVGMITSTSTLLLPMLAWDIFSRPWDFLLFGSLDVHSWQIFLFVCALPSLVSGLVLYFMPESPRFLMSQCRNKEALEILKMIYHVNTGKPKDTYPIKSLILEVPSRDAQKGEAIYTIENKSEDKAEPAKRQSRTLMESLRAGMQQMKPMFHKPLLGLALHCYTMQFCILLGMNTIRLWLPQLFASMAEYEAEHANEDYSATMCTILEYSVNKTAETLTNHENACAVPKTISMDMYINNIIVSFCGLVGYSFAGAIIRLIGAKRLLTYGLLVSGVLGIALYWSINSLTTIIISSVFVTVSDVAISSLIGAVVALFPIQLRSLVVAIAMMFGRLGALSGNLLFPVFVQIGCMPPFVMVASVMLRRFFDFQILISVYFIFCSFLFSVAAVLSYFMPNPKRAAFT